In Parageobacillus sp. KH3-4, the genomic window CAAAATATTACATTAAGCGATGAAGTCAAACTGCAATGAAAAAGGAGGGCTATTCCGTGGCAAATTACCAGTCGACAGAAAAACATCCATCCCAAAAAAAGTATAGATCCGTTAAAGTTGTAAAAGGAAATGGCGGCTTTGGCGGACCACTTATTATCACACCAAATGAAACTCGAAATAAAATTGTCTATATTACTGGCGGAGGGACCAAACCGGAGATTGTAGATAAAATTGCTGAATTAACAGGCGCAGAACCGGTTAACGGCTTTAATACCACTGTTCCAGATGAAGAAATTGCTGTAGCCGTAATTGATTGCGGCGGCACGCTCCGCTGTGGAATTTATCCGCAAAAACGGATCCCAACAATTAATATCATGCCAACAGGCAAAAGCGGTCCTTTAGCAAAATATATTACGGAAGACATTTATGTGTCAGCTGTCGGGCTCAATGAAATCCAGCCTGTTGAGGAGGGGATGGAAGAGCGCCGGCAGGAGCAAACAGCACAGCCGATAGAGAAAAAATTCAAGTATAGCACTGATAAGAAGATTTCGGAGACAAAAGCATTAGAGGAAAATAAAAGTTTGTTAACTAAAATTGGATTAGGAGTAGGTAAAGTTATTAATACCTTCTATCAGGCGGGACGTGATGCTGTTCAAACGCTTATTACTACCATCATCCCATTTATGGCTTTTGTATCACTATTAATTGGCATTATCCAAGGATCAGGGGTTGGCAATTGGTTTGCCAAAATGATGTCACCTCTAGCAGGAAATATCTGGGGGCTTATCATTATCGGTTTTATTTGTTCATTGCCATTCTTGTCGCCTTTACTCGGTCCTGGTGCTGTTATTGCACAAGTCATTGGGACATTAATTGGCGTAGAAATTGCTAAAGGCAATATCCCGCCAAATTTGGCGCTGCCAGCATTATTTGCTATTAATACACAAAACGCCTGTGATTTTATTCCTGTCGGCTTAGGTTTAGCTGAAGCAGAACCAGAGACAGTAGAGGTAGGGGTACCCTCGGTGCTGTACTCCCGGTTTTTAACGGGTGTACCGCGTGTGCTATTGGCTTGGGCAGCAAGTTTCGGTCTATACTCTTAGTAAGTATATTGGAATAATTGAAAAAGAAAATTTATAAGAGGAGGTTAGCGGCACCGATTCATTCTAGTGCTGGATCATTATGAGAACCATTTATGAAAACACAATTAAAAGTGTTGGTCCAATGGCAGAAGAATTTTTATCAGAAAAAATGTTGATCTTGTTTGGTGACAGAGCGCCGGATGAACTTAAAAATTATTGTTTTGTCATTGATGTTGTTGAAGTAACAGAGGAAATTCAAACGGGGGATGTACTTTATATGGATAATGAAAAATTTGTAATTACCTCTGTAGGCGATGTAGTCTGTCAAAACCTTGGGAGGTTAGGTCACATTACTTTGAAGTTTGATGGTTCCACAACTCCTCAATTGCCAGGAACATTACATTTAGAACAAAAGGAATTACCAAAAATCGGAGTAGGCACTAAACTGAAAATAATGAAAGAATGATAAGAGTTGGCAGAAAGTGATTATATTCATAATTTTTGTTTGACTGTTAGGATCATTATTATAGTTTAGCTAATTTATATACACGACCCTAATATAGAAGGGCGGATTTAATCGATAAAGATTAATCCGCCTAATACAGTTTATTTACAGAGGATGTGGTTAGAATGAGATTATATTATCGATTCTGTAAATGCAACATTTATGCGAATATTTTTCAATTTCAGGTGTCACTACTCATCCGTCATTTATAGACAAGGAAAATCAACTTTATTTAGATCTGTTAAAAGAAATGTTTATTTATTTTCCTTCCACTCTTAATGATGTAGCTCGATCCAAAAAAAGAGTGGAAAGCTGTATATGGTGGAGATTGCGACAAGCTTAATTTATTTATGATAATGTTTCTAAAAGTGTGGATCGATTCCATAAGGCCATGCATATCCGTTGTTCCGATTGAATATCATGATTGTGTCCACCCCTTGGCGAGCGGTTTTTAGGCCGCTGTATATGATTTCCAAGGTGGTGGATTTTTTATGTGCGTTTATGCATGGATTATGCGTTTTGCAACACGTTCTTTATTAAGTAAAGAAATTTTCTTTTTGAATAAATAATTTTTTTCGTAAGCATGCATTTGAAAGGACGATTTTTGCCAGATGGGGTTGAAAAATGACCTTTTACCTTTATGATGAAGGCAACAGCTAACATAACGAATACAATTTTAATAAAGATGAATGTAAAGGAGGCTGACAGAATGAAAGTGTCCTTAGATATTGACAATGATTACGATGAGACGCTCGTGACCATTCACTGTAAAGAAGTAGATGACACGATTAAAGAAATTCTTGATTTCTTAAAAGGGATAGAAACGAATTTTATTGTTGGCAAAAATGGTGATATGCATTATATTTTAAAGCCAAATGAGATCCATTTTTTTCGTACGCATGGGGATGCCGTCCAGGCTGTCACAGCCGAAGGAGCATTTAAATTGAAAGAAAAGATGTATGAGCTCGAAAAATTGCTCCCCTCTAACAAGTTTGTTCGTATTTCTAAGTCAGTCATTGCAAATCTCCATGAGTTGAGCCGGTTTGAAGCGTCATTCAATGGCACTTTATGCGTTTATTTTAAATCAGGAGTGAAAGAGTACGTTTCCCGACATTATGTTCATGCCATCAAAAAAGCGTTAAAAATGAATAGGGGGAAAAAAGAATGAAAATTTTTTTATACAGAAGCATCATCGGTATATTGATCGGTTCTTTTCTTTCAATCATTGTAACTAGCTGTATCATCTATTTCGGCCATTTGCATGTCATTAATGGGGAAAGTTTTTTAAAAAACTCATTTAGTTTCATATTTTGTGGGTGGTTTCTCATCGTGTCTTCTCTTTATTTTGAATTAGAATCACTCCGTCTATCGCAACAAACGGCTTTGCACTTTGTTACAGTAATTGTTCTATATTTTATCTTGTCCTTGGGAATTGGATGGATCCCGTTTGAGTGGAAAAGTATCATTATTTCAGTAGCTATATTTATTGCCATCTATATAGTTATATGGGTTTGCCATTATTTATATTTCAAAAAATTGGCAAATAAAATGAATGAAGGTTTAAAGAAAATGTAAATAAAATTCCCCTTCAAAAAGCGTAGGTTTGAAGGGATTTTTTTGCTTAAAATTTCTTCACGAAAATTTATCATAAATAAACCAATTTCACGAAGTAAGCGGAAGATGAATCGGGTCAAGTTCTAATAAAATTTCGCTCTCGGTTCAGCGGGCTTAAGCCTCTGGAAAGCAAGACCGCTTTTTGCCGTTTCTTTTTACGCCATTTCCGGGATTTCATCTGATGAGGGATGATGGTGTTGTTGAATTTTTATTCTTTTATTATTATAATTATGTAAAATTTTTGGAGGGAAATGAGAAATGTACATACCAAAAGCTTTTGAGGTTAATGATAAAACAAAATTAGTAAATTTTATTAGAGACAACAGTTTTGGAATTTTATTTTCTCAGGAAGAAAGCGGGCCGTTAGCCACACATTTGCCTTTTTTAATGGATGCAAAAACGGGAGAGAACGGTGTGCTGATCGGGCATATGGCAAAACAGAATCCTCATTGGAATAAATTAAATGGTAAAGAAGTTCTTGTAGTCTTTCCGGGCCCACACGCTTACATATCCGCTTCTTGGTATAACGAACCAAACACTGTACCTACTTGGAATTATGTAGCAGTCCATGTATATGGAACAGTTAGAATCATAGAGAAAAACGAAGAAATAGTTGAACGGATGGAAAAGATGGTTAGTTTTCTATGCCCACTCCTTGGAATGCTCAATTTAATGATGAGTTCATCGATCGTTTAATGAACGGTATCGTTGTATTTGAAATCTCAATAAATAAGATGGAAGGGAAATGGAAGTTAAGCCAGAATCACTCCATCGAAAGACAACAAAACGTTATTAATGGCTTAAAAGCAAGCAATAAATATGATTCCGCGACCATTGCCAAAATGATGGAACGGAATATTCAATTAAGCAAACGACATATCGATTCTTGAGAGCATTTTGCATAGATCCGGGAATGCGGCCTTTTTTTATAAAAGAGCGCCTCTTTCCTGAGTTTGTTTGGCGGTGCTTGCATCTGCAGGAAAGAGCGCTCTTTTTAACGATTTCATTTTTCACTAAACGCAATCTGTATGCCGATAAGCGCTAATAGCGAACCTTTTACGATGTTCATTCGTTTTGCTATGAACGAATTAGCAAGCAGGATATGGCGCAGTTTCTCTGAACACACGCTGACGGCGACAAAAACCACCAAGGCTTGAACCAGAAAAATAATCCCCAAAATGACCATCTGTAACGTAATGTGTCCCATTTGTTTATTCACAAATTGAGGCAATAATGCTAAAAAGAACAATGATACTTTTGGGTTAAGCAGATTCATGAGAATTCCTTTTTTATACAATGATCGATACTTTAACGGCTTGGTATGGTTAATGGCAAAGCTTGTCTCCTTTTCCTTAAACGATTGCCATGCTAAGTAGAGCAAATAAGCTGCACCCGCATATTTTACGACGGCGAAAGCTAAAGCAGATTGATAAATGATTGCCGAAACCCCAAGCGCTGCAGCCGTGATATGTACAATGAGGCCTGAACAAAGTCCCAGCGCCGTTATGATTCCTGCTTTTTTGTCCTGTGAAATGCTTTGGACAATTACGAACAGAATATCTGGCCCGGGCATTAACGTCAGCAAGATCGCCACTCCTAAAAAGGACATGACTAGTGTGAAATCCATTTACAACACCTCTTTTGGATGGAATGAGCACTTTCATTATCTTCCTGATTGATTTCGCGGAAAACCGGCGATATTCCTTCTCAGCGGGTAATAAAAAACGGCGTTTATCGTTGCCAAGCAAGCATTTGCGCTATTCATGTCGAGGCGCATTCGCATGGAAAGCGAACATAATGTGTTAGGGCAATTTCTCCTTCTCTAAAGGCTTTGTTAAGGAATGGCGCTGATATCTTGTTCATTTGATAGTAAAGTTCGTTTCATAAATTGTAACGATAAGAGGTAAATTGTAACGATAAGAGGTAAATTGTAACGATAAGAGGTGAAGACCAAAAATTGCGCTTAGTAAATGTTAAGCTATTGCTGTTGTCACTTTATTACTGGCAGCGGAGCACCTCTTTGCTGAGGAGGAGTTAACAAAAAGGCTTCTCCGTTTTTTTATGTATGTCACCGAATGCTTGAAGAATATGGAATGATTTATAAAGATTTGCGCATTATTTTCGTAATTCGAAAAAGCAGGTCCGAAATCATGGGCTAATTTGCGCTGCTGTCCGCTCAGGATATTTTGCGAAATGAACTTAGCGATATCGTTTGGAAACGCATGGATGACAAATTTCTTTTTGATCTATATATACTTTAGGAAATTTAGGAATTTTAGGAATATGATCTGATTTATTATATGAGCCATTTATCATAAAATTATAATGAGTTATATAATTTTAACAATATTAATTGGGTAGTTTGACGCAGAAAAAGGAGGTGTGGTGCGGCAAAGAATTTTTGGTTATGCATTCCTATGCCATAATGCGTTGAAATGAAAAGAAACATGGTTCAGTTTCGTGTTTACGCTAGCTGGAAGACCTAAAACGAAAACAGTGCAATATAGAAGGTGAATGGAATTGAAAGCGCTAAAGCTGGGAACAAAAATTAACCTCATTGTGTTGTGCGTAATTATTTGTTTATCAGGAATTATTACGATCGTTGCAAATGTTCAAATTACCCAAGGCATGAAAAAATCGACAGTGGAAAAAGTAAAAGCTGTCCTTCTGCTTGCTTATCAATATATCGATGAGAAGTACAAAGGAGACTGGATGATAAAAGACGGTGCGCTTTATAAAGGAAATGTAAAAATGAATCATAATAATGAAATCGTTGATCAAATTGGAAAACTGGTCAATGGCAATGTTGTTATTTTCCAAAATGACATTAGGGTAGCCACAAATATCAAAAAAAATGGCAAGCGGGTTGTTGGTACTGCTGTTCCCGAAAAAATCGCAAACATCGTGTTGAAACAAGGAAAAACTTATTTTGGAGAGGTAGAAACTTTAGGAGAAACATTTCAAGCGGCATATATGCCGATTCAGAATTCGGATGGAGAAAACATCGGCATTTTTTGCGTAAGTATGCATCAAAGAAATATTGATGCCACGATCTCTTCACTTTTCAAGACGCTGATTATTTCAACGCTTGTCGTACTTATTATTTCTGTTCTGATTATTTTATGGTTTACGCGAAAAATTCATCGCAGATTAACATCTGTCTCTAATGCCCTCCAACAGGCAGGAGAAGGGAATTTTGCCGTAGATATTCAAGATGATGCTCAAGATGAAATTGGGCAAATTATACATAGTTACAATAAGATGAGGGAAGATTTGAAAAATTTATTTAAACATGTAACGACCGCGGCAGAGCAGGTAGCCGCTTCTTCGGAGGAGTTAACGGCGAGCGCGGATCACACTGCGCAGGCAACAGAACGAGTTTCATCAGGTACTAGGAAAATCGCGAGTGAAGCAGAAGAGGAAGCAAGTAAAATGGAGTCAAGCGCTACCGCTCTTGAACAAATGGCACAAGGGATTACAAATATTGCGAATCATTCTGTGGCGATTACCGATTTATCAAAACAAATGATTATCCAAGCCGAAGATGGAGGAAACTTTGTTCAAAAAACGGTCGAACAAATGAATTCGATTCAGCAATCTGTGTCTAAATCAGAAGAAATGATTAATGTGCTGTATGAACGTTCCAAAGAGATTGGCACAATACTGGATGTGATTAGAGAAATTGCCGATCAAACGAACCTTCTTGCGTTAAATGCTGCGATTGAAGCGGCAAGAGCGGGAGAACACGGAAAAGGCTTTGCCGTCGTCGCTGACGAAGTGAGAAAACTGGCGGAACAGTCCCGGGAGTCAGCGAAGCAAATCGCTGAACTGATTTTTAGCATCCAAAAAGATACGGAAAATACCGTGCAAATGATGGAACAAGCAATACAAAACGTAAAGGGCGGAATGGAAATCTCACAAGAAACGACTCAGAAATTCAATGCAATTATGGAAAGTACAAGAGATGCTTCAACACAACTGGAAGATATCACCGCAACAGTGCAGCAAATTTCTGCAGGAATTCAACAATTGAGTGCGACTGTCAACGAATTGGCGTCTGTTGCGAAAAGAAGTACTACGATATCCGAAGAAATCGCTGCTTCTGCGGAAGAGCAATTCGCATCGATGGAAGAAATTACATCGGCAGCAAAATCATTGGCGAACATGGCTGAAGAGTTACAGGAACTGGTTCGCAAATTTAAGTTTGATAGAGAATAAGCTTGTTTTTTATGAATTCAGAAACAATAAATCTTCATATACTATTGATTGTAGCTAAAGAAACATTGCGGGAAGATGCGACGTTTTCTTTGACTTGAATGACAATGATGTTGTTCGTGGGCTCTCATAAATGTGGAGCCCGTTTTTTTATTTTTAGCAAACGCGATTCAGGAAGAGAAAATTTGTGTAGTGAAGACTTTTACATCCAAAAAATAGGCTGTTTTCTTTTCGCGATGTGCCGCCATGCGAATGAAACCTGCTTATTAAAAGCAGTTGCGGTTGCGCCTTTGTTTAACTTGTCTGTTTTTATGATTATTAACCATATTTTATAAATTATAAAAGATTAGGAAGATAAGATGATTTACTGATATTAGTTTTTCCATTACAATTATATCCATCATGTTAATCAATTTATCAGACAAATGAAGGGGGGATGAGGAAGAAGGATGATAGATTAGGATGTCATCGTATATTTTCGTTTTATGGAAATTCAGAAAATGGTAACAATGGTTCTTATTATTATATTTATACTATTTTGGTTTATAAAAACATTTATTGCACTAAATAGAATGTTTAATCCATCTTAAAAAATGATATGTTTCCCGTTGCAAATGCTATTGGACGTAGAAAAATCAGCGGTTAGGTTCGGAGCTGCGAAGATAGCAATGATAGAAGGTGAGTATAATGAACAAATTAAAACTTGGAACGAAAATTAATTTACTTGTGTTAAGCGTGATTATTCTTTTGTCAGCAATTATCACGGTTATCGCGGATGTTCAAATTACGAAAGGGATGAAAAAAGCGGCGATTGAAAAAGTGAAATCTGATCTCGCTTTAGCTTATCAATATATTGATAAGAAATATGAGGGAGATTGGGTGTTGAAGGATGGCAGCCTTTATAAGGGAGATGCAAAAATCAATAATAATTATGAATTAGTCGATGAAATAGGGAGACTAACTGGTGGAACGGTTACTATTTTCCAAGAAAACACTAGAGTAGCAACGAACGTAATAAGAAATGGCAAACGTGTCGTTGGTACAAAGGTTTCCGATAAGGTTGCAAATGTCGTGTTAAAAGAAGGAAAAGCTTATTTTGGCGAAGCGGAAGTGGTAGGAGAGAAATATCAAACTGGATACATGCCTATTAAGAATGCAAACGGGGAAAATATAGGCATTTTTTACATAGGTGCACCGCAAAAATTTATTGATTCCACTATTGCTTCTTTTTTGAAAACATTTATCCTTTCAACGCTTATTGTGCTCATTATTTCGGCTCTGATCATTTTATGGTTTACACGAAAAATCCGCATTAGACTGTCATCTATTTCTAACGCTCTTAAACAAGCTGGGGAAGGAAATTTTACTGTTGATATTGAGGATCATGCGCGTGATGAGATCGGCCAAATTATAGACAGCTACAACAAAATGAAAGAAAATTTAGCGAATCTACTAAAACATGTGACAACAGCGGCGGAGCAGGT contains:
- a CDS encoding FMN-binding negative transcriptional regulator, with product MYIPKAFEVNDKTKLVNFIRDNSFGILFSQEESGPLATHLPFLMDAKTGENGVLIGHMAKQNPHWNKLNGKEVLVVFPGPHAYISASWYNEPNTVPTWNYVAVHVYGTVRIIEKNEEIVERMEKMVSFLCPLLGMLNLMMSSSIV
- a CDS encoding methyl-accepting chemotaxis protein, which codes for MKALKLGTKINLIVLCVIICLSGIITIVANVQITQGMKKSTVEKVKAVLLLAYQYIDEKYKGDWMIKDGALYKGNVKMNHNNEIVDQIGKLVNGNVVIFQNDIRVATNIKKNGKRVVGTAVPEKIANIVLKQGKTYFGEVETLGETFQAAYMPIQNSDGENIGIFCVSMHQRNIDATISSLFKTLIISTLVVLIISVLIILWFTRKIHRRLTSVSNALQQAGEGNFAVDIQDDAQDEIGQIIHSYNKMREDLKNLFKHVTTAAEQVAASSEELTASADHTAQATERVSSGTRKIASEAEEEASKMESSATALEQMAQGITNIANHSVAITDLSKQMIIQAEDGGNFVQKTVEQMNSIQQSVSKSEEMINVLYERSKEIGTILDVIREIADQTNLLALNAAIEAARAGEHGKGFAVVADEVRKLAEQSRESAKQIAELIFSIQKDTENTVQMMEQAIQNVKGGMEISQETTQKFNAIMESTRDASTQLEDITATVQQISAGIQQLSATVNELASVAKRSTTISEEIAASAEEQFASMEEITSAAKSLANMAEELQELVRKFKFDRE
- a CDS encoding DUF3021 domain-containing protein; the protein is MKIFLYRSIIGILIGSFLSIIVTSCIIYFGHLHVINGESFLKNSFSFIFCGWFLIVSSLYFELESLRLSQQTALHFVTVIVLYFILSLGIGWIPFEWKSIIISVAIFIAIYIVIWVCHYLYFKKLANKMNEGLKKM
- a CDS encoding PTS glucitol/sorbitol transporter subunit IIA; this translates as MRTIYENTIKSVGPMAEEFLSEKMLILFGDRAPDELKNYCFVIDVVEVTEEIQTGDVLYMDNEKFVITSVGDVVCQNLGRLGHITLKFDGSTTPQLPGTLHLEQKELPKIGVGTKLKIMKE
- a CDS encoding glucitol/sorbitol-specific PTS transporter subunit IIBC codes for the protein MANYQSTEKHPSQKKYRSVKVVKGNGGFGGPLIITPNETRNKIVYITGGGTKPEIVDKIAELTGAEPVNGFNTTVPDEEIAVAVIDCGGTLRCGIYPQKRIPTINIMPTGKSGPLAKYITEDIYVSAVGLNEIQPVEEGMEERRQEQTAQPIEKKFKYSTDKKISETKALEENKSLLTKIGLGVGKVINTFYQAGRDAVQTLITTIIPFMAFVSLLIGIIQGSGVGNWFAKMMSPLAGNIWGLIIIGFICSLPFLSPLLGPGAVIAQVIGTLIGVEIAKGNIPPNLALPALFAINTQNACDFIPVGLGLAEAEPETVEVGVPSVLYSRFLTGVPRVLLAWAASFGLYS
- a CDS encoding LytTR family DNA-binding domain-containing protein, with product MKVSLDIDNDYDETLVTIHCKEVDDTIKEILDFLKGIETNFIVGKNGDMHYILKPNEIHFFRTHGDAVQAVTAEGAFKLKEKMYELEKLLPSNKFVRISKSVIANLHELSRFEASFNGTLCVYFKSGVKEYVSRHYVHAIKKALKMNRGKKE
- a CDS encoding LysE family translocator, producing MDFTLVMSFLGVAILLTLMPGPDILFVIVQSISQDKKAGIITALGLCSGLIVHITAAALGVSAIIYQSALAFAVVKYAGAAYLLYLAWQSFKEKETSFAINHTKPLKYRSLYKKGILMNLLNPKVSLFFLALLPQFVNKQMGHITLQMVILGIIFLVQALVVFVAVSVCSEKLRHILLANSFIAKRMNIVKGSLLALIGIQIAFSEK